Proteins from one Thioflavicoccus mobilis 8321 genomic window:
- a CDS encoding DNA polymerase III subunit chi, which yields MAETRVSFYSLAEDAPGDRFQLACRLVERIYAAGLRVYILAASDQEARHLDRLLWTFREQSFIPHGLKGETDADLTPILIGWDADPGDARAVLINLSGRVPERLERFERLCEAVDQDPAIRDAARERFRHYRRAGLSLEHHQIRLS from the coding sequence CCGAGACGCGGGTCAGCTTCTACAGCCTCGCCGAGGACGCCCCGGGAGACCGTTTCCAGCTTGCCTGCCGGCTCGTCGAGCGGATCTACGCGGCGGGGCTGCGCGTCTACATCCTGGCGGCGTCCGATCAGGAGGCGCGGCACCTGGATCGACTGCTCTGGACGTTCCGCGAGCAGAGCTTCATTCCGCACGGCCTCAAGGGCGAGACGGACGCCGATCTGACGCCGATCCTGATCGGCTGGGATGCCGATCCCGGCGACGCGCGGGCTGTCCTGATCAACCTCTCGGGCCGAGTGCCCGAGCGGCTCGAGCGCTTCGAGCGGCTCTGCGAGGCCGTGGACCAAGACCCGGCGATCCGGGATGCGGCCCGCGAGCGCTTCCGGCACTATCGGCGTGCCGGTTTATCGCTCGAACACCACCAAATCAGGCTATCTTGA